From Musa acuminata AAA Group cultivar baxijiao chromosome BXJ3-8, Cavendish_Baxijiao_AAA, whole genome shotgun sequence, one genomic window encodes:
- the LOC135644142 gene encoding arogenate dehydratase/prephenate dehydratase 2, chloroplastic-like, translating into MAITVHPPPLPPANVISRKSGSVSLSIGVRAAANFEQNKQQRQERQVEQGRRKDIRTSRPSSPLGASDEVASRLGYEIAIANLERLFWQQAATGVQPPASGEPSGRPVRVAYQGSRGSYCQEAAARAFPSSACEAFPCAHMEEAFDVLEDHSADRAVVPAENSLDGPIDRNLDLLLRHPGIRILGELVLPVNHCLLSLPGVLRSGLRRVISHPQALSHCRRSLEALGLEVDEVSSATDAARFVAENRVADTAVIGSRMAAREFGLRVLKPNFQDHHLGGNLTRFLQLGLSSGHAQASSSIVGGAAHKTTVVFTLDGGASDLFRAMWIFESRDLRVTRVDHRPNRAKPLRVVDRGDDGLRNVTYLDYVFVLDVEGSVSDPVVEAALARLNEMAVFSRVLGSYTCTYQGIN; encoded by the coding sequence ATGGCGATCACAGtacatcctcctcctcttcctcctgctaACGTTATCAGCAGGAAGAGCGGATCGGTTTCTCTCAGTATCGGTGTCAGAGCTGCTGCCAACTTCGAACAAAATAAGCAGCAGCGGCAAGAACGACAAGTCGAGCAGGGCCGGAGGAAAGATATCCGCACCTCTCGCCCCTCCTCTCCTTTGGGAGCCTCCGACGAGGTGGCCTCGCGCTTGGGCTACGAGATCGCCATTGCCAACCTCGAGCGCCTATTCTGGCAGCAGGCCGCCACGGGAGTCCAACCGCCCGCGTCTGGGGAACCCTCCGGTCGCCCCGTCCGCGTGGCCTACCAGGGTTCCCGCGGCTCCTACTGCCAGGAGGCCGCCGCCAGGGCCTTCCCCTCCTCGGCCTGCGAGGCCTTCCCCTGCGCCCACATGGAAGAAGCCTTCGACGTCCTCGAGGACCACTCCGCCGACCGCGCCGTGGTGCCCGCGGAGAACTCCCTCGACGGGCCCATCGACCGCAACCTcgacctcctcctccgccacccgGGAATCCGCATCTTGGGCGAGCTCGTCCTCCCGGTCAATCACTGCCTGCTCTCCCTCCCGGGCGTGCTCAGGTCCGGCCTCCGCCGGGTCATCAGTCACCCGCAGGCCCTGTCCCACTGCCGCCGGAGCCTGGAGGCCCTCGGCCTCGAGGTCGACGAGGTCTCTAGTGCCACCGATGCCGCCCGGTTCGTGGCAGAGAATCGGGTGGCGGACACCGCGGTCATCGGAAGCCGGATGGCCGCCCGGGAGTTCGGACTGCGGGTCCTGAAGCCCAACTTCCAGGACCACCACCTCGGTGGCAACCTCACCCGCTTCCTCCAGCTCGGCCTATCTTCAGGGCACGCCCAGGCCTCTTCTTCCATCGTCGGAGGGGCAGCGCACAAGACCACCGTGGTCTTCACTCTGGACGGAGGGGCGTCAGACCTGTTCCGGGCGATGTGGATCTTCGAGAGTCGAGACCTGAGGGTGACGCGCGTCGACCACCGGCCCAACCGTGCGAAGCCGCTCCGGGTGGTTGACCGGGGCGACGACGGGCTGAGGAACGTGACGTACCTGGACTACGTCTTCGTGTTGGACGTCGAAGGCAGCGTGTCGGACCCCGTCGTGGAGGCCGCACTGGCACGCTTGAACGAGATGGCCGTCTTCTCACGTGTGCTCGGAAGCTACACCTGCACGTACCAAGGAATTAATTAA
- the LOC135645611 gene encoding eukaryotic translation initiation factor 2 subunit gamma-like isoform X1: MSRKGLMEQDLSKLDVTKLHPLSPEVISRQATINIGTIGHVAHGKSTVVKAISGVQTVRFKNELERNITIKLGYANAKIYKCEDDRCPRPMCYKAYGSGKEDSPPCDVPGFENTRMKLLRHVSFVDCPGHDILMATMLNGAAIMDGALLLIAGNESCPQPQTSEHLAAVEIMRLQHIIILQNKIDLIQESAAINQHEAIQKFIQGTIADGAPVVPISAQLKYNIDVVCEYLVKKIPIPERNFISPPNMIVIRSFDVNKPGSEVDEIKGGVAGGSILRGVLKVNQFIEVRPGIVVKDESGNIKCTPIYSRIVSLYAEQNELQFAVPGGLIGVGTTMDPTLTRADRLVGQVLGEVGSLPDVFVELEVNFFLLRRLLGVRTKGTEKQGKVSKLTKGEILMLNIGSMSTGARVVAVKNDLAKLQLTAPVCTSKGEKIALSRRVEKHWRLIGWGQIQAGGTLEVPPCPI; encoded by the exons ATGTCTCGTAAAGGATTAATGGAGCAAGACTTGAGTAAACTTGATGTGACAAAACTTCACCCACTGTCGCCAGAAGTTATCTCACGTCAGGCTACCATTAACATTG GTACCATTGGTCATGTGGCTCATGGAAAGTCAACTGTTGTAAAAGCAATATCCGGTGTACAG ACTGTTCGCTTCAAGAATGAGTTGGAGCGCAATATCACCATCAAGCTGGGATATGCCaatgcaaaaatatataaatgtgaAGATGATAGATGCCCACGACCTATGTGTTACAA GGCTTATGGAAGTGGAAAAGAAGACAGTCCTCCATGTGATGTTCCAGGGTTTGAGAACACTAGGATGAAACTTCTAAGACATGTTTCTTTTGTGGATTGCCCG GGCCATGATATTCTTATGGCTACTATGCTTAACGGTGCTGCAATTATGGATGGAGCCTTACTTCTTATAGCTGGAAATGAGAGTTGCCCACAGCCTCAAACGTCTGAACATCTGGCTGCTGTTGAAATCATGCGTCTGCAACATATTATTATTTTACAAAATAAGATTGATCTAATCCAGGAAAGTGCTGCAATTAATCAACATGAAGCTATCCAGAAGTTTATTCAG GGTACTATCGCTGATGGAGCTCCTGTGGTGCCAATATCTGCTCAATTGAAATATAATATTGACGTTGTCTGCGAGTATCTTGTTAAGAAAATCCCTATTCCAGAGAGAAACTTTATTTCACCTCCAAACATGATTGTCATCCGTTCTTTTGATGTGAACAAGCCCGGCTCTGAGGTTGATGAGATAAAAGGTGGTGTTGCAGGTGGAAGCATCCTTAGG GGTGTTTTAAAGGTGAACCAGTTTATTGAAGTTCGTCCTGGTATCGTTGTTAAAGATGAGAGTGGGAATATAAAGTGCACCCCTATATACTCGAGGATTGTTTCACTATATGCTGAACAAAATGAGCTTCAATTTGCCGTGCCCGGGGGGCTCATTGGTGTAGGCACTACAATGGATCCCACATTAACTCGTGCTGATAGGCTGGTAGGTCAGGTTCTTGGTGAAGTTGGTTCGCTGCCTGATGTCTTTGTTGAGCTGGAG GTGAACTTTTTTCTCCTCCGGAGGCTTTTGGGTGTCAGGACAAAAGGGACAGAGAAACAAGGGAAGGTGTCAAAGCTGACGAAGGGCGAAATCCTGATGCTCAACATAGGATCTATGTCCACGGGGGCTCGAGTCGTCGCTGTGAAGAATGATCTGGCGAAGCTGCAGCTTACTGCACCGGTGTGCACAAGCAAAGGGGAGAAGATTGCCCTGAGCCGGCGTGTTGAGAAGCACTGGCGTCTTATCGGCTGGGGCCAGATTCAGGCTGGCGGAACCCTGGAAGTCCCACCCTGCCCCATCTGA
- the LOC135645611 gene encoding uncharacterized protein LOC135645611 isoform X2, with amino-acid sequence MCYKAYGSGKEDSPPCDVPGFENTRMKLLRHVSFVDCPGHDILMATMLNGAAIMDGALLLIAGNESCPQPQTSEHLAAVEIMRLQHIIILQNKIDLIQESAAINQHEAIQKFIQGTIADGAPVVPISAQLKYNIDVVCEYLVKKIPIPERNFISPPNMIVIRSFDVNKPGSEVDEIKGGVAGGSILRGVLKVNQFIEVRPGIVVKDESGNIKCTPIYSRIVSLYAEQNELQFAVPGGLIGVGTTMDPTLTRADRLVGQVLGEVGSLPDVFVELEVNFFLLRRLLGVRTKGTEKQGKVSKLTKGEILMLNIGSMSTGARVVAVKNDLAKLQLTAPVCTSKGEKIALSRRVEKHWRLIGWGQIQAGGTLEVPPCPI; translated from the exons ATGTGTTACAA GGCTTATGGAAGTGGAAAAGAAGACAGTCCTCCATGTGATGTTCCAGGGTTTGAGAACACTAGGATGAAACTTCTAAGACATGTTTCTTTTGTGGATTGCCCG GGCCATGATATTCTTATGGCTACTATGCTTAACGGTGCTGCAATTATGGATGGAGCCTTACTTCTTATAGCTGGAAATGAGAGTTGCCCACAGCCTCAAACGTCTGAACATCTGGCTGCTGTTGAAATCATGCGTCTGCAACATATTATTATTTTACAAAATAAGATTGATCTAATCCAGGAAAGTGCTGCAATTAATCAACATGAAGCTATCCAGAAGTTTATTCAG GGTACTATCGCTGATGGAGCTCCTGTGGTGCCAATATCTGCTCAATTGAAATATAATATTGACGTTGTCTGCGAGTATCTTGTTAAGAAAATCCCTATTCCAGAGAGAAACTTTATTTCACCTCCAAACATGATTGTCATCCGTTCTTTTGATGTGAACAAGCCCGGCTCTGAGGTTGATGAGATAAAAGGTGGTGTTGCAGGTGGAAGCATCCTTAGG GGTGTTTTAAAGGTGAACCAGTTTATTGAAGTTCGTCCTGGTATCGTTGTTAAAGATGAGAGTGGGAATATAAAGTGCACCCCTATATACTCGAGGATTGTTTCACTATATGCTGAACAAAATGAGCTTCAATTTGCCGTGCCCGGGGGGCTCATTGGTGTAGGCACTACAATGGATCCCACATTAACTCGTGCTGATAGGCTGGTAGGTCAGGTTCTTGGTGAAGTTGGTTCGCTGCCTGATGTCTTTGTTGAGCTGGAG GTGAACTTTTTTCTCCTCCGGAGGCTTTTGGGTGTCAGGACAAAAGGGACAGAGAAACAAGGGAAGGTGTCAAAGCTGACGAAGGGCGAAATCCTGATGCTCAACATAGGATCTATGTCCACGGGGGCTCGAGTCGTCGCTGTGAAGAATGATCTGGCGAAGCTGCAGCTTACTGCACCGGTGTGCACAAGCAAAGGGGAGAAGATTGCCCTGAGCCGGCGTGTTGAGAAGCACTGGCGTCTTATCGGCTGGGGCCAGATTCAGGCTGGCGGAACCCTGGAAGTCCCACCCTGCCCCATCTGA